In Candidatus Cloacimonadota bacterium, the sequence ATGATTTCTTCTACTTTTTCTTCTGACAGATCTCCATATACATCATCGTTTATCATCATTACCGGTGCGTTTCCGCATACGCCTAAACAAGCGCATAATTCCAAAGTGAACTTGCCGTCTTTTGTGGTTTCTCCAACTCCAACGCCAAGAATTGTTTTAAGCTTGCGGAGGATGTTTTCTGAACCTTTTATATAGCAGGGTGGAGATTCACATAGACGAATGATGTTTTTACCTCTAGGACTGGTTGAATACATGGAGTAAAACGTTAAAACTCCATAGATATGATTTTCTGGTAAATTTAGATATTCAGATACTGCAGCTACGGCATCCGTAGATATGTAGTGTTGTGGATGATTATCCTGAATATCGTGAAGAATGTAGATCAGATTGTCTTTGGTGGGGGTGTATTTAGCGCATATTTCTTTGTACATATTTTCCCCTTATTCGTCGTAATGTTGAGCGGCTTTCGCCAATTCAGCTCGATGTGTTTCTACTTCAGGGTGCATGCCGGGTATCTTGTCTATAGCTTTAACCGGACATACATCAAAGCAGTTACCGCATTTTATACAATCCAATTGATGAATTGTATATTTTTCTTCTCTCGAGCCCGTTATGCAATTTGTGGGACATTTGCGGGCACACAAAGAGCACCCAATACATCTTTCTTTATCGATATTAAAATGCATAAGATCTGAGCAAACTTTTGTACTGCAGCTATGATCCCTAATATGGGATTCGTACTCATCTCTAAAGTAGCGTATGGTTGAGAGCACAGGATTTGGCGCAGTTTGGCCCAATCCGCAAAGTGAAAGTTTGCTGATGGATTCTCCCAAACGCTGCAATTCTTCGATATCGCCCTCTTTCCCTTTGCCAGAAGTGATTCGTTCAAGAATTTCAAGCATCTGCTTTAAGCCAATTCGACATGGAGAGCACTTACCACAGGATTCTTCTACACAAAAATCCATAAAGAACTTAGCTACGTTTACCATACACTTTTCGTCGTTCATTACAATAACGCCGCCGGAACCCATCATGGCTCCGCGTTCTTTAAGGTTTTCATAATCTACTGCTGTATCCAAGTGTTCAGCAGTTAAGCATCCACCCGAGGGGCCAC encodes:
- a CDS encoding 4Fe-4S binding protein; this encodes AIKRIKMAIQQAKELGLMGNDIFGSGFNFDAEVRTGAGAFVCGEEMALIHSIEGLRGNPTPKPPYPAVQGLWGKPTVVNNVETIGNIATIIRKGAAWFASMGTQKSPGTKVFALTGDVKNTGLVEVPMGITLRELIFDVGGGMIGDHKFKAVQLGGPSGGCLTAEHLDTAVDYENLKERGAMMGSGGVIVMNDEKCMVNVAKFFMDFCVEESCGKCSPCRIGLKQMLEILERITSGKGKEGDIEELQRLGESISKLSLCGLGQTAPNPVLSTIRYFRDEYESHIRDHSCSTKVCSDLMHFNIDKERCIGCSLCARKCPTNCITGSREEKYTIHQLDCIKCGNCFDVCPVKAIDKIPGMHPEVETHRAELAKAAQHYDE
- the nuoE gene encoding NADH-quinone oxidoreductase subunit NuoE, with amino-acid sequence MYKEICAKYTPTKDNLIYILHDIQDNHPQHYISTDAVAAVSEYLNLPENHIYGVLTFYSMYSTSPRGKNIIRLCESPPCYIKGSENILRKLKTILGVGVGETTKDGKFTLELCACLGVCGNAPVMMINDDVYGDLSEEKVEEIIEKIKGRN